The segment CCGGAACGTTGGCCTCGGGGTACATGTGCCGGATGATGGTCCAGGTGCCATGGTCTAAGCCCCAGTCATGGTCCAGTTCTACCTGCGTGGTAGTAATCAGGGAAGCCGTTACCTTCGCCAAAGCGGCATCGCCGGGCGACGGGTACTGCACCGCAAATAATTCCTTCGGGAAGCCCCCAAAGTCATGGATGGTTTTGGGGAAGTCCATGGCCGTGATTTTGGTTCCCTTGGTAAACCAATGCGCCGATACCACCAGTACCGCTTTAGGCGTGGGAATCTCCTGCGCCATCTTCTTCCAACGCTGGCTGAACTCGTTGTCTTCAATGCCGTTCATAGGCGAGCCGTGCCCTATAAAGAGCACCGGCATGGTATAATCCTGAGGTGTTAAGTCCTCGGTGAATTTTCTGAAAGCGCTTAAAGTAGTCATCGTAATTGCTCCTGCCGCTACGGATTTAATAAAAGTTCTTCTTTCCACGGATGTGTTGTTTTTTAGCGTGAAAAAGGGTGTGAGCCGCTTACTGCAGGTGCCTGTAAAACAACAGGGCTACTACCTCAGGTTCACTCTACAAAGGTCGAGAAGCAGGTGCCCAAAAAGAATAAGGTAGTTTAAGAAATGGCCTGCTGGTACATATCCATGCCTTCAGATTTGATGGTGCTGAAGAACTCGGGCGTGATGCCCAGATATGCCGCAATGTGGTACTGCGGAATGCGCTGGCCTAGGTTCGGGAATTTGAGCAGGAAATCACGGTAGTTCTCGGCGGCTGTCTGTGTCATGCTGGAGAGCATTCGCTTCTTAAATGTGAAGTGGCCGTTTTGGAGCAGTTTTCGGAAAAACAAGTTGAAAACAGGATGCTCTTGCGTGAGGTCTTCAAAGGCGTTGATGTTGATCTGAAAATATTGGGTTTTCTCCAGTGCCTGGATAGAAAGCAGCGCCGGTTTGTTGAACGCCACATCACTGATCCAGTAGCCTTCCACAGCAAACTCCAGGTTCACTTCTTTACCGGCTTTGTCTATGATAAACGACCGTAGACAGCCACGCTGTACAAAATACATGTCATGGTTCTGCTCGCCGGTGCGTAGTAAATACTCTTTCTTCTGTGCCTCGTGCACGGTGCAGATGGCCAGGAACGCCTCCATCTCCTCGGGCGTGAGAGAGACGTGTTGGGCAAGGGCAGCGATGAGGAGGTCTTGAGCCAAAGAGGTTTACATTTGAGTTGCCGTATTTCCTTCTTCCTCACTTGTCATCTTGAAAAAGATCTTGTGGGCGAACGGTAATAACGTTTACGACAGCGCTTTTCTAGTCAGCCACAAGGTCCTTTCAGGATGACAAAAGAGGAAAGCAGATTTTATCTGTGAATTAGTCTCCTTAAGGTACTACCGCCACTCTCCGCAAAACCTCGCTTTGGCGGCTTCAAACTCCTGCCACATCTCGCGCAGGATGTCTCCGGCAGGTTTGATGTCGTTGACAATGGCAGCGGCTTGCCCAATCTCCAGTTCTCCTTCTTCCAGATCGCCTTCGTACATGCCACGTTTGGCTCGGCGGGAGCCTAACAGTTCCACTAACTCCAGGTTAGAAGCGCCTCGGAGTTCAGCAGCTTTCACGTCCTGGTAGAACTTGTTTTTAAGCAGGCGGACGGGTGTGAGTTGCTTTAGAGAAAGTTCAGTGTCTCCCTCTTGGGCTGCTACTACGCGGTCTTTGAAGCTTTGATGCGCGCTTGATTCTATACTGGCCACGAACCGGCTTCCTACCTGCACACCCTCAGCTCCTAAGGCGAGTGCGCCAAAGATACCCGCCCCGTTGGCAATGCCTCCGGCTGCAATCAAGGGTAAATTTACGGCTTGGCGCACCAGCGGAATCAAGCAAAACGTGGTAGTTTCTTCGCGTCCGTTGTGTCCTCCGGCTTCAAATCCTTCGGCCACGATGGCGTCTACTCCGGCTTCTTCGCACTTGCGGGCAAACTTAACGTTGCTCACCACATGCACTACTTTGGAACCCTTGTCCTGTAGCTTCTTCGTCCAGGTTTTCGGGTTACCGGCGGAAGTGACTACAACCGGCACTTTCTCTTCCATGATAATCCTGAAGTGTTCTTCCAGATCTGGGTACAGCAAAGGCACGTTTACGCCAAAGGGTTTGTCTGTGGTCTTTTTACATTTCTGGATATGCTCGCGCAGCACATCGGGGTACATGGAGCCAGCGCCGAGGAGCCCTAGCCCACCAGCGTTGCTCACCGCCGAAGCCAGTTCCCAGCCGCTGCACCAGATCATGCCGGCTTGTATGATAGGGTATTGTATGTTGAAGAGTTGGGTGATTCGGTTTTGCATGAGGAAACTGAAATTTGGGCTTATTCTACTACAAGCCAAGGCGTGTTTAACGCTCCTTGGTATAGTTGAACAGGTATATTTGCACCCACGGGCACTGTTTCATAGAATTCACTTGATACACTAATATCTTCCGGTTCAGTGCGTGGCCCCCATGGTTCCAGGGTGAGGTAATAAGTAGTAGAATTCCCATTGCTGATGTGTTTGTCTGTCACCTGTGCGGTGTAGATTTCTGGAGCGGAGTTGTCTAAAAGCACATTAGCCATTACACTTACGCCATAGCCATAAAAAGCCATCATACAGAAAAAGAGAGCACCCATTCCAATACCCTGTATTTTATTAAACTGGAACTCCTTGGTGGCTGTAGTCAAAAGGAGGAATATCAGAAGCGTTACACCACCAATCCATGGTAGAATAGGACCGTATGAAAAGAGATTGATGTCCGTTAAGGCACGTAAGGCTACCCCTAAACCGGCCAGTAGTATTCCTCCAAATAAAGAAGGGTGGGCACTTTTGTTTTTGGTGTTTAATTTGAAAATGCCCTTGTAGTACAGCATAACTCCTGCCAGTAACAAGGGGTAGATAGCTCCAGCCAATACTGCCGCTTTATAAGGAGTAGGATAGAAAAACAACCAACCCCCAATAGCAAAACTTCCGCCATTTAACCACGAAGCCAGCTTTCTGGTATTTTCTAAGTTAGCTAGCCTTTCTTGCTCTGTTGAGCCCAGTGCCTGATTAGACAACAACTCCTCTTCCTCATATTGGTAGGTGACCTCCTCCAGGTTATGTTTTCTTAACTGAAGCCACTGAATAATTTCCTGGCTCTCTATTCCAATAACTCCAATCTTAATGGTAGGCTTACCTTTCGCCAGCGGATAGACTCTTATGTAGTATTCATCGGCCTCAAAACCTTTAATTTCTGAAATCAGAAGTTCTTTATTGCCAAATACGCTCACTTGCTCTATGCGCCCCTGGCTTAACCGAATTATGCCATAATGCGCCTCCAGCAGTGCATAGACCATTAGAAGTGACAGAGCCAATCCCATAGGAATGAAAATATACTCTGCCCCGGGCGTTATAGTATCATCAATGAAAGGAAGAATACCCAGGAAAATACCGCCAACGATGAAGACTGGGGCAAACAGATAAACAAAAATGCGCCAACCAAGGGACATGCGGTATTCCCGGGTGGTTTGAGCAAGGGCAACAGGGTTCATTTTGGCAAGTAAAGTGTCATGTAATAGGTATCTAGACCGAAGTCCGGAACCGTAAATAGTTACTTTGTAAAGTAGTGCTACGTGGCTTAATGGCTAAAATCAATCTCGGTGCTGTCACCAATGTTGAGGCGCTGGCTGAGGCCTTTCAACGCCGAGTCTGATCCTACTAGTGAGTCTTCCAGCACGGCATAGCCCAGTTCAGCATACCCACCGATAATGGAATTGCGCACAATGGTGTAGTTGAGAATGGCGCTCTCGCCAATGGCCACGTTTGGTCCCACAATGGAGTTGGAGATCTGCACGCCTTTGCCAATGCTTACCGGCGGAATAATGATGGTGTTAGGAAAATCAGGGTACTCCACGCGCTTGAATTCCGGGCGGTTCAGAAGCGTGGCGTTGGCTTGCAGCAGGGTGTCTTTGCGGCCACAGTCAAACCAATGGTCCACGGTGCGGGAGACCATTTTCTCGCCGTTCTGGATCATGTGCATGAGGGCATCAGTGAGGTGGTGCTCGCTCTGTGTCCTGATGTCGTTGGCGACAATGTATTCCAGGGCCTCAGCTAACTTGGCGGGGTGTGCAATCTTGTAGAGGCCCACCAGCGCGAAATTCGATTTAGGGATTTTGGGCTTTTCAATCACTTTGGTGATAAAGCCGCTGTTGTCCATTTCGGCAATGCCAAACATGGTAGGGTTTTTCACCGGTTTTACGGCCAGCATGGTGTGTTCAGAAGAAAAGAACTCCTCCATGTCTACATCCACAATGGTATCGCCCAGCTGGATGAGCACGTTCTTCTCGTGGCGGAACGTCTCACGGGCCCACCACAATGCGTGGCCCAAGCCTTCGCGGGGTTGTTGTACTACAAACTCAGCGTGTATATGTGGGTATTTGCGCTGCACATAATGCATGATTTTCTCGCCCAGATAACCTACTACCAACACAAATTGGGTGACGCCCGCGGCCTGTAACCGTTCAATGATATGACCCAGAATGGCTTTGCCGGCAATAGGAACCAAGGCCTTGGGTTGGGTGTGGGTGTGGGGCCGTAAACGGGCTCCCATACCAGCCACCGGAATAACTGCTTTCATATAAACTAAAAGAAGGCTTTTCACCACAAGCTACGCAATTCTTGTGGTTTTTATATACATACCCTAAACAGGAAATGAGCCCGAAAAGATATCTGGCCTGAAAATGTTTATAGCGTTTTTTGAATATAAGAGTAGAACCTCCCTATCTTTAGCAGGCTACTTCTTTCTAAAGGAGCGAACCACCTGGAAGTATGTTCCAGCTTCATTTTCAGGAAATTGCGTTAAAAACGCACATTTTCGCTTCTGTTACGTATAGAGGTTGCCTATAACTGGTAAATACGGATATTGCCTAACACCCATTCTGAATAAACTACCTCAACTATGAAAAAACTATTGCTTTACCTTGTCGGCTTTGTGATTCTGGCCTCGCAGAGTTCCTGCGGATACAATGATATGGTGCAGAAAGACGAGCAGGTCGCCAGCCAGTGGGCACAAGTGCAGAACTCTTACCAGCGCCGTGCAGACCTGGTGCCTAACCTGGTAAACACCGTGAAAGGAGCCGCCAATTTTGAGAAAACAACGCTTACCGACGTGATTGAGGCCCGCGCCAAGGCTACCAGTGTAAACCTGAATGCTGACCAGCTTACCCCAGAGAACATACAGAAGTTCCAGGCGGCGCAAGGGCAGTTAAGCGGCTCATTATCCAGGTTACTGGCTACCGTAGAAGCTTACCCAGACCTGAAATCAAACCAAAACTTCCTGGAACTGCAGGCCCAGTTGGAAGGCACTGAAAACCGGATATCGGTAGAGCGACAGAAATTCAACTCCACTGTGCAGGATTATAACTCGTACATCAGGGCTTTCCCGCGTAACTTCTTCGCCGGTTGGTTTGGCTTTGAGCGGAAAGGTTACTTTGAAGCAGATGCGGGTGCCCAAAAAGCACCAACGGTCCAGTTCTAAACTGGTAGCACGTAGCAAGACGTTAACTTCTGTTTAGGGGTTGTTTTATATAAACCGCCCCTAAACAGAAGTTCTTATTGACTCAGGACCCATCATTCAAAACTCCCTAGCCATGCCCCGCGACACCATCACAGAAGCAGACGAAGCCATTATAGTGCAGGCCATTCAGGAAGCTGAACGAAACACTTCCGGCGAGGTACGGGTGCACATTGAAGACACCTGTGAAGGCGAGGTATTAGACAGAGCCACCCAGGTGTTTGCGTATCTGCACATGCACAAGACTAAGCTGCGCAACGGAGTCTTGTTCTACGTGGCCATGAAAAGCCATAAGTTTGCCGTCTTAGGCGATGCCGGTATTAACGCCGTAGTACCAAAAGACTTCTGGGTAGAAATCAACAAAGTGGTCATCGCAGATTTCAAAGAAGGCAAGTACGCCGAAGGGCTGCGCAAAGGCATTACCATGGCAGGAGAGCAGCTTAAAAGTTATTTCCCTTACGCCGGGGACCATAAAGATATCAATGAGCTGTCTGATGATATCTCCTTTGGTAGTACCCTTGACGAGAATCAAAAGTAAATGAGAAAATCTATCTGGCTTCTGGGGGTATTGTGGCTTTGGGCAGGACTAGGCATGGCGCAGGATTTTCCGCCGCGTCCTTCTCCGCCGCGTCTGGTCAATGATCTGGCCAACATCCTTTCCCCGGAAGAAGAGCAAGCCCTAGAACAAAAGCTGGTCAATTACGGTGACAGTACCTCCACGCAGATTGCGGTAGTAAACATTACCTCTATTGGGGGCTATGATATCTCAGATTACGCCTTCCGGTTAGCCGAGCAGTGGGGCATTGGCCAGAAAGGCAAAAACAACGGTATTCTTATTCTTACCGCGGTAAATGAACGCCGCGTGTTCATTGCCACCGGCTACGGCATGGAAGGCGTTGTGCCAGACGCTATTGCCAAACGCATCACAGAGTACACCATCAAACCCGAGTACCAGCAGGGCCGCTACTATGCCGGTCTGGACAAAGGCACCAGTTTCATCATTGACGTGGCCAGCGGCGAGTACAAGGCAGACCCTAGACAGCGCCAAGGCGAAGGTAAGGGCGGTATTCCCTTCCTGTGGATTATCATTGGCGTGCTGATTCTTATCTTCATCATCAGCCGTAGAGGCGGAGGTGGCCGGGGTGGACGCGGGGGCATGCGTACCTTGGGCGGACCATTCTTCCCTCCTGTGATCTTCGGAGACTTCTCTGGTGGCCGCGGCATGTTCGGCGGTGGTGGTGGCGGCTTTGGAGGAGGCGGCGGAGGTGGTTTCGGCGGCTTTGGAGGTGGTAGCTTTGGAGGCGGTGGAGCTGGTTCTAGTTGGTAAATAATTGTAAGCTGGAATAAGCTAGCTTTTTAAGAATATAGATAGCGTTTTAAGCCGATCTTTTTAAAGTAGGCTTAAAACGCTTTTTGTTTGTAGGTGTGTTTTGCTAGCGTAGCGGAAGTTTGTTCCTGAGCCCTTATGCTTTGTTGTTTCATCTTCTGCGGTAAGCGCTCACGGCCGCGAGGCCTCGTCTTTCCCTCTCGCACTGCCCTTTCGGCCTGAGAAGTATGTCTCACTTAGTTACCGTCTATCTATGGCCAAAAGCGAGGCGCTCAATGGAAAGACTGGAAATGGGGAAAGTAGCGAAACCCTTTTTGTGATTGAGTGTCTGAAAACACTAGTAGCTTAAAAAGCTATAAAACAGAGAAGCCGATCTGGTTAGATCGGCTTCTCTGTTTTATGTGAATGAACAAGCAAGATTAGGCGTTGCGGTTCATGCAGTTCAGGTCTTGGAAAGCTTCTTTCAGGCGGGTCACAAAGGTCTCTTCGCCGGCGCGTAACCATACGCGTGGGTCGTAGTACTTCTTGTTAGGGCTGTCTTCGCCGGTTGGGTTCCCGATCTGGGCCTGAAGATAATCTCTCTTGCCTTCGTAGTAGTTTTTGATACCATCCCAGAACGCCCACTGCATGTCAGTGTCAATGTTCATTTT is part of the Rufibacter tibetensis genome and harbors:
- the ygiD gene encoding 4,5-DOPA-extradiol-dioxygenase, producing the protein MTTLSAFRKFTEDLTPQDYTMPVLFIGHGSPMNGIEDNEFSQRWKKMAQEIPTPKAVLVVSAHWFTKGTKITAMDFPKTIHDFGGFPKELFAVQYPSPGDAALAKVTASLITTTQVELDHDWGLDHGTWTIIRHMYPEANVPVLQLSIDYTKGPQYHYDLAKELTALRKKGVLIAGSGNMVHNLRMMNWSMINGGGYDWTQTMNEKFKDLILNSDHQPLINYQTLGKEALMAIPTVEHYLPLLYTLGLQGKDEETSFFNDKMVGGSLTMTSVKIGA
- a CDS encoding Crp/Fnr family transcriptional regulator; the protein is MAQDLLIAALAQHVSLTPEEMEAFLAICTVHEAQKKEYLLRTGEQNHDMYFVQRGCLRSFIIDKAGKEVNLEFAVEGYWISDVAFNKPALLSIQALEKTQYFQININAFEDLTQEHPVFNLFFRKLLQNGHFTFKKRMLSSMTQTAAENYRDFLLKFPNLGQRIPQYHIAAYLGITPEFFSTIKSEGMDMYQQAIS
- a CDS encoding NAD(P)H-dependent flavin oxidoreductase, which gives rise to MQNRITQLFNIQYPIIQAGMIWCSGWELASAVSNAGGLGLLGAGSMYPDVLREHIQKCKKTTDKPFGVNVPLLYPDLEEHFRIIMEEKVPVVVTSAGNPKTWTKKLQDKGSKVVHVVSNVKFARKCEEAGVDAIVAEGFEAGGHNGREETTTFCLIPLVRQAVNLPLIAAGGIANGAGIFGALALGAEGVQVGSRFVASIESSAHQSFKDRVVAAQEGDTELSLKQLTPVRLLKNKFYQDVKAAELRGASNLELVELLGSRRAKRGMYEGDLEEGELEIGQAAAIVNDIKPAGDILREMWQEFEAAKARFCGEWR
- a CDS encoding sugar phosphate nucleotidyltransferase, with protein sequence MKAVIPVAGMGARLRPHTHTQPKALVPIAGKAILGHIIERLQAAGVTQFVLVVGYLGEKIMHYVQRKYPHIHAEFVVQQPREGLGHALWWARETFRHEKNVLIQLGDTIVDVDMEEFFSSEHTMLAVKPVKNPTMFGIAEMDNSGFITKVIEKPKIPKSNFALVGLYKIAHPAKLAEALEYIVANDIRTQSEHHLTDALMHMIQNGEKMVSRTVDHWFDCGRKDTLLQANATLLNRPEFKRVEYPDFPNTIIIPPVSIGKGVQISNSIVGPNVAIGESAILNYTIVRNSIIGGYAELGYAVLEDSLVGSDSALKGLSQRLNIGDSTEIDFSH
- a CDS encoding LemA family protein — translated: MKKLLLYLVGFVILASQSSCGYNDMVQKDEQVASQWAQVQNSYQRRADLVPNLVNTVKGAANFEKTTLTDVIEARAKATSVNLNADQLTPENIQKFQAAQGQLSGSLSRLLATVEAYPDLKSNQNFLELQAQLEGTENRISVERQKFNSTVQDYNSYIRAFPRNFFAGWFGFERKGYFEADAGAQKAPTVQF
- a CDS encoding TPM domain-containing protein, which translates into the protein MPRDTITEADEAIIVQAIQEAERNTSGEVRVHIEDTCEGEVLDRATQVFAYLHMHKTKLRNGVLFYVAMKSHKFAVLGDAGINAVVPKDFWVEINKVVIADFKEGKYAEGLRKGITMAGEQLKSYFPYAGDHKDINELSDDISFGSTLDENQK
- a CDS encoding TPM domain-containing protein, which produces MRKSIWLLGVLWLWAGLGMAQDFPPRPSPPRLVNDLANILSPEEEQALEQKLVNYGDSTSTQIAVVNITSIGGYDISDYAFRLAEQWGIGQKGKNNGILILTAVNERRVFIATGYGMEGVVPDAIAKRITEYTIKPEYQQGRYYAGLDKGTSFIIDVASGEYKADPRQRQGEGKGGIPFLWIIIGVLILIFIISRRGGGGRGGRGGMRTLGGPFFPPVIFGDFSGGRGMFGGGGGGFGGGGGGGFGGFGGGSFGGGGAGSSW